In Rosa chinensis cultivar Old Blush chromosome 1, RchiOBHm-V2, whole genome shotgun sequence, a genomic segment contains:
- the LOC112195258 gene encoding putative disease resistance RPP13-like protein 1 — MINEAMHHWLIELTHLAYDVNDTLDKLSTQMLTGMDETRAGSSKVQSFIPKAKLYFNNSEMEGISHRLRKLSTKQKELLKNVSSNTEATSLPALQRSPSSIVLNTPVAGRDGEIRKIVGLLSRDYESSRTTNFHSVAIVGMPGVGKTTVAAHVFIADAMEQFYPKVWVSVSHNFNLERVTRAICRKVTSQPCDQNDFSEVQDDLNRAIAGKRFLIVLDDVWSTCDCESWTTMQSHFRVGAPGSTILVTTREEKVAKLIGATEVYNLKVLSDEECLNVFMQHINNHRPPNFDAVFAKKIVEKCNGLPLAAKTLGGILRCEEVDRWNEVLDDKLWSISNNESNRLPVLKLSYHYLPSTLKRCFAYCSIFPNNYEFGKKQLILLWMAEGFLQQPEGSNQMEDIGGNSFEELLSRSLFQKSSKSNSLYVMHDLVGDLARWASGDTYFRLEDKVDGKCSSKTRHSSYISGKFDGVTKFEKAFSEAKSLRTFLPLSISHGHENYLTCKVTFEKLPKLECLRVLSLNGYQVTLLPESIGHLKHLRYLDLSHTLITSLPKSTTTLYNLQTLILENCSQLKALPGKLKNLAKLRHLNNSCVPSLEGMPPQLSQLTNLQTLSNFVVGKGNVSRVGEIGPLSLRWTLCLKRLENVTNVEDATRANLLSKQGLDALQLEWSGTDGKESEILEVLKPHINLKELIIKGYNGLEFPTWIQHPLFSEMTLVVLENCNKCRFLPALGQLHSLKQLFIKGMSSVESVGPEFYGKAGVPFPVLETLEFKNMEDWKEWFPWEQSQGNGVFPCLKMLSISTCPKLKGSLPKNIHLLTKLGIDGCEQLVVSTTNIL; from the coding sequence ATGATCAATGAGGCAATGCACCATTGGTTGATTGAGCTCACGCATTTGGCCTATGATGTGAATGACACACTCGACAAGTTGTCCACTCAGATGCTGACAGGAATGGATGAAACTAGAGCTGGCTCAAGTAAGGTACAAAGCTTCATTCCCAAAGCTAAGTTGTACTTTAATAACTCTGAAATGGAGGGCATTTCTCATCGATTACGGAAATTATCCACAAAACAAAAGGAGCTATTGAAGAATGTAAGCTCAAACACTGAGGCTACTTCCTTACCAGCATTGCAAAGGTCACCAAGTTCTATTGTGTTGAATACACCTGTGGCTGGAAGAGATGGGGAAATAAGAAAGATTGTTGGATTATTGTCAAGAGACTATGAGTCTTCTCGTACCACCAATTTTCATTCAGTTGCCATTGTTGGAATGCCAGGAGTTGGCAAGACAACAGTTGCAGCACATGTCTTCATTGCTGACGCTATGGAACAGTTTTACCCAAAGGTGTGGGTATCTGTGTCTCATAACTTCAATCTTGAAAGAGTGACGAGAGCTATTTGTAGGAAAGTCACATCCCAGCCATGTGATCAGAATGATTTCAGTGAAGTGCAAGATGATTTGAACAGGGCAATAGCAGGTAAAAGATTTTTGATTGTTTTAGATGATGTCTGGAGCACATGTGACTGCGAGTCATGGACAACAATGCAGTCCCACTTCCGTGTTGGAGCACCAGGAAGTACAATACTTGTCACAACACGTGAAGAAAAAGTTGCAAAATTGATTGGAGCCACTGAAGTGTACAATTTGAAGGTTCTTTCAGATGAAGAGTGTCTGAATGTATTTATGCAACATATTAACAATCACAGACCACCAAATTTTGATGCAGTATTTGCCAAGAAAATTGTTGAAAAATGCAATGGACTGCCATTGGCGgcaaaaactcttggtggtATTTTACGTTGTGAAGAAGTTGACAGATGGAATGAAGTATTGGATGACAAGTTGTGGAGTATATCAAATAACGAGAGCAACAGACTCCCAGTTTTGAAGCTGAGTTATCATTATCTTCCTTCAACTTTGAAGAGGTGCTTTGCCTATTGCTCAATATTTCCCAATAACTATGAATTTGGGAAGAAGCAATTAATCCTTCTATGGATGGCAGAGGGTTTTCTTCAGCAGCCAGAAGGAAGTAACCAGATGGAAGATATTGGTGGCAACTCTTTTGAGGAGCTGTTATCGAGGTCATTATTTCAAAAGTCAAGCAAAAGTAATTCACTTTATGTAATGCATGACCTTGTTGGTGATTTGGCACGGTGGGCTTCTGGAGATACATATTTCAGATTGGAGGATAAGGTGGATGGCAAATGCTCTTCAAAGACTCGTCATTCTTCTTACATTTCCGGTAAGTTTGATGGGGTCACCAAATTTGAAAAGGCATTCTCTGAAGCAAAGAGTCTGCGAACTTTCCTACCACTTTCAATCTCACATGGTCATGAGAATTATCTAACTTGTAAGGTTACTTTTGAGAAGTTGCCAAAGTTGGAGTGTTTACGAGTACTTTCTTTGAATGGCTATCAAGTAACTCTGTTGCCGGAATCAATTGGTCATCTGAAGCATCTACGGTACCTTGATCTGTCTCACACACTCATAACGAGTTTGCCTAAATCAACAACCACCCTTTACAACTTGCAGACATTGATATTAGAAAATTGTTCTCAATTGAAGGCACTACCTGGAAAACTGAAGAATTTGGCAAAATTACGTCATCTGAACAACTCATGTGTGCCTTCATTGGAAGGAATGCCTCCTCAGCTAAGTCAATTGACTAATCTCCAAACATTATCTAATTTTGTGGTGGGCAAAGGAAATGTGTCAAGGGTAGGAGAGATAGGGCCTCTATCGCTTCGCTGGACATTGTGCCTCAAAAGATTGGAAAATGTGACTAATGTTGAGGATGCAACAAGGGCAAACTTATTGAGCAAGCAAGGGCTTGATGCACTACAACTAGAATGGAGTGGCACTGATGGAAAGGAATCAGAAATTCTTGAAGTGCTAAAACCACACATAAACCTTAAAGAGCTCATCATCAAGGGTTATAACGGTTTGGAATTTCCAACATGGATTCAGCATCCTTTGTTCTCTGAAATGACCCTTGTGGTGTTAGAGAATTGTAACAAATGTCGATTCTTGCCAGCACTCGGCCAATTACATTCTCTGAAACAACTCTTTATAAAAGGAATGTCTAGTGTTGAAAGTGTGGGTCCTGAGTTTTATGGGAAGGCTGGGGTGCCTTTTCCAGTATTAGAAACTCTTGAGTTCAAGAATATGGAAGATTGGAAGGAGTGGTTTCCTTGGGAACAAAGTCaaggaaatggagttttcccCTGCCTAAAAATGCTTTCCATCTCCACATGCCCCAAATTGAAAGGTAGCTTACCCAAGAATATTCATTTATTAACAAAGCTTGGGATTGATGGATGTGAGCAGTTGGTTGTTTCAACTACCAATATATTATAA